The DNA sequence CATAAGGCCCGACCCACCGTAGATATTGGTGTTCTCTTCAAAGGTAACGTGACGCACCACAAGAATGGCTGGACCGGTGGAGTACATACCACCGCCATATTCAGGGTTATCCCCCGGCACTCCACCTCGAATGGTGAACCCATCCACCACGTAGCGGTGCTGGTCCGTGGGATGGATGGCCACTGTCGTACCCAGACTGTCGCCATCCAAGATGGTCTGGTCCATGAGTAGCGTATCACCAGATAGGAGGATATGGGAGGCCAGGGTCAGGTCCCGGTTGGGAAACACCAGTCGTTCGTGGTAGTGACCGGGAGCCACCAGCACGGTATCGCCGGGCTGGGTGGCGTCCAGCGCGGCCTGGATCTGGCTGTAGCTGTCCGGCACGTGCAGGACGGCGGCCCTCAGAGGGAACGGGAACAGCAGCAGGAATAGCAGGCCCAGGCGCCGTGGCATGAGAGGTCTCCTTGGGGGAGCGGACGGGTTGCGCTCCAAGGTGGGATTCGCTGGGCGGCGGGTACAGAGGATTCTGATGAGGTTGAGGGGTCGGGATCTGGGCTCAGCCCTTTCCAGCCGCCTCGCGGCGCCTGGCCGGGCCAGTTCTCGGCTGCCAGGTTGCGAATGTGCCGACCGGGGACTGCCCACATGATCCCAGCTTCCGCTGGGATGACAGTGCTCTGCAGACATTGGCGGTGTCAGACACCGTGCCAGGTTCGCAGGGTCATCACCCTTGGACACCATCCCTGGAATGGCGAAGCGCGGCGTCCGCAGGGCTTGAATTGCCGGAGCGGACTGCGAAGTTTCCGCCCGTCACCCGGACCAAGCCAAGGAACGCGCCATGAACCGCACCGCCGCCCTACTGCAGGAAGCCTTGCTACTCAACGAAGAGGATCGGCTGGGGCTGGTGGAAAGCCTGCTGGAAAGCCTTCAGCTTCCCTTGGCCGGTGACATCCGCGCTGCGTGGACTGCCGAAGCCGAGCGACGTCTGGGGGAGGTGGCCCGCGGCGAAGTGCACACCCTACCGGCCGGCGTGGTCTTCGAGCGGATGCAGCGGAAGTACGGGGCGTGACCTTTGAATTCCATCCCCTTGCGGAAGAAGATTTGGACGAAGCCATCGCCCACCATGAGGCCATCCAGCCGGGTCTGGGCCTCGCGCTGCTGGCGGAAGTCCAGGCCGCCTGCCTGCGTTTCCAAGCCTTTCCCCACGCTTGGCCTTCGCTGTCCTCCAACTGCCGCCAAGTGGTGCTGACCCGCTTCCCCTACAGCCTGATCCTCCACGTGGAGGCGGAACGGGCCGTGGCGCTGGCTCTGGCCCATCACAGGCGTCATCCCCGCTTCTGGCAGGATCGCAGGTAAAGCCGCCTCACCCCGCGTCTGTCCACATACCACCCCTGCTGACCTTCAAACTCGTGGAAAGCCCCCATCCCATCCCGTCTTCGCGTTGCGAAGACGGGCCTTCCCCATGCCCACGCTTGCGTGGGCCGGGGGCGTGAGGGAAGGGAATTGGCTGGTCCTGCCAAGGTTTCGGTAACACAAACAGCCAAGGTTTGGGTTACACTTTCTCGCTCGGACTGCCGGGCTCCGCGCTGTCTTCATGGTGATCCATCATGCAAGCAGCCGGTGCCCCGAAGGACACCGGCTGCATGATTGCATAAAACGCTTCTTGGCGAGCGTTTACTTGACCAACACGAGCTTGCTCGTCGCCACACCTTCTTCGCTCACTAAGCGCGCCAGATACACACCGCTGGGCAGCGCGCCCGCATCGAAGCGCACTTCGTGCCGCCCCGCCTCCTGAAGGCCACTGACTAGCTGCGCGACTTCCTGACCTGCCAGGTCGAAGACGCGTAAGGTCGCGGGGCCGGTGGCGGACAGGGTGTAGGCCAGCGTGGTGCTGGGGTTGAAGGGGTTCGGGTAGGCCGGCTCCAGCGCGAAACGACCGGGACGATCTTCCGCACCAACGGTGCTGGCAATCTCGATGGTCACGGAGTCGTTGTCAACGCGACCCATATCATCCGTTGCCAGAACGGTGATCGTCACCAGACCGGTCGGAAGATCACTGGCTGCGATCTGCAGCGTCTGGCCCGTTCCCAGAGGCGTGCCGTTGCCGTAGGACCAGGCAAAGGTGTACGGCGCATTGCCGCCGGTGACCGCAGCCTCGAGAGTGAGGAGATCGCCTTGCTGGAAGACCGCGCCATCCAGGGGCGAAACGATCTCCGTGTGGAAGCCGATCCCGCCCTCGATGGTGCTCGAGATGCCCGGTGTATCGGGGTTGCCGGAGTGCCACGCCACCGTGTAGAGGATTTGGCCACTTGGCTGCAGCCCGTAGGGTGTTTGACCCGGGGTCGAATCGTCGAAGAGGGTTGTGCCCAGGTTGTTGGGTGTATTCATCAGCGGATTGTTCGTGTCGACGGGAATCGAGTACAAGCTGAAACCCCCGAAGAAGGGGTTGAGCCCGATTTGGGCGTTGATCGCGTTGATGCCCGAATGATAATCGTAATGGTCCGTGCCCAACAACAGACCACCGCCACGAATCTCCAAGTTGTGGAGGTAGTTCTCGGTCAGGTTCTGCCCCTCGCCGGTCCAGCGTCCGTACCAGTAGGACGATATGATGCGTCCGTCACAGATGATTTCGGCGTCTGGACGGTTGTTGTACCAGTCGGCGATGGCGGCCCAGTCAAGCGGGTAGTCGTCACCTAAGTACGAGAGGTCGAAAACCCAAATCTGGTCGAAGCTCTCCTGAGCAAGGACGCCGGCCACTTCACCGTTCCAGTCGAGATCGACGAAGGTGGTGGTGGCTCCGGCATTGAGGAGGGTGGCATTGAGGTTGGCACCATCGCCGTCGTAATAATAGCCGTGTACATTCACACACAGCACATGAGCTGCCTGCGCCGATCCGACGGCAAGCAGGACGGCAAGCCAAAGTACCCATTGACGAAACTTGTTCAAGGTGTCCTCCTTCTCTTTTATTGCGGCTCCAGGCTGCGCCTGGGTTGACGCGACACAAACTTTTTTCTAGCTGACTTCAATGAAAACGGCAAATCCACGACATAAACAGAAAATATTCGGATTTGAGTTATGTATCGTTCATGTTTTCTATCAAGAGGACGATCCTGTCGGGAATTCGCGGTCATCACCATATACAACGGGCTTGTGCGAATTCCGTCGGGAAGTGTTCGATCTCGTGCGGACAGCCATCCATGAACAAGCATCCATCCAAGGCCACTCCCCCACGACGTGCGTGCCATGTCGCAACAGAACACCACGAACAGGTTTCCCTGCTCGCGTGCGGTTGGCTTTTCTTTTCGGAAAAGGAGTGACCGACCGTTTGATGCCCCGCGTCGCGCAAGTTGTATGCCATTTCCCTGTCAGACACGCAGACGTCTCATGATCCTCTTGGAAGGCAAAGATTTCTCCTTTTCCTCGGATGCTCTATTGTTGATCCTCCTGTCGGAAGAAGTGCGGAGAGTGATCAGCTTCCGGCAGGGGGACAACGCCGTGTCGCTGCTGATCCAAACTAGTGGGCCGATTCTCGTGAGATGATGGATGATGAAGCGTCCGCGTCGTCCAGTGCAAGGCGCAGACCCGCAGGCGTAGTGGGGCTACGGCAAGGGGATGCAACGCCGCAATGGGCGACGGGGACGCTTCCCGAAGGGTTTGCGCTCCTTTGAAAAGCCGCTTCGGCTCATGTCCCAGCGCAAACAGCATCTATCGGATCACGGGAATCGGTCCACTAGACACACCCTGCCGATTGAAAACTGACACACCGGATTGAGACTCTTGGGGCTTTCAAGGAGCCCCGATGATCACAGACTAGGTATTCATGGAGATCAAGGTGTTGAGGAAGCAGGGCTGGAGTCTCCGGCGCATTGCAGAGGAAGTCGGGTGTTACGTGAACACGGTGCGCAGGCACCTGGCGGCGCCTGGCCGGGCCGTTCGCGACTGCCATGTCGCGAAGGTGCCGGCCGGGGACAGCCCACAGGATCCCAGCTTCCGCTGGGATGACAGCGCTCAGCAGACATAGGCGGTGTCAGGCACGGTGCCAGACACCGATTGAGAAACCCTTTGATGCTCGATGGTTTCGGGGGTCGGCAAGCGGCGGAAGAATCGCGCTGTGCCGGGGATGATGCAAAGGGTACTGGACGAATCGCCCAGGCAGTGTCAGGCACGGTGCCAGACACCGTTAAGCCATCGCCTGGCGGCGCCTGGCCGGGCCATTCTCGGCTGCCGTGTTGCGAATGTGCCGACCGGGGCCAGCCCACAGGATCCCAGCTTCCGCTGGGATGACAGCGCGTTCGTCGGGGTCTGCCGGCCACGCCGGGAGATGACGAAACAGGGCGCCGGGGGCGTGGGAAGATCTCTGCGTGCCCCCATCCTCCGCCGCTGCACGGCGCCTTCCCCATGCCCACGCTTGCGTGGGCCGGGGGCGTGAGGGAAGGGAAGTGACTTCGCCTCGGTAGCAATGCGACTCGGCGTAACGAAAAAGGCCGGCTTGCGCCGGCCTTCCCGTCCAATCGGGGCGACTGGATTTGAACCAGCGACCCCTTGACCCCCAGTCAAGTACGCTACCAGACTGCGCTACGCCCCGATGGTTCTTGTCAACAGCCGAAGCACTTCCTGGAGTTCCGTCCGCAGGCGTTCCCGCGGCCCGGCGGTCTGCCGCAGTTGCCGGCGGGCCCCCTCCAGGGTGTACTTCTCTTCGTGCACGAGGTGCTGGATGCGCCGGATCAGCTCCAGATCCTGGACCTGATACCGTCGCGTGCCGCCGACGCTTTTCTTGGGCGCCAACTCGGGGAACTCCGATTCCCAGAAGCGCAGCACGTGCGCCTCCAAGCCGGTCCGTTCGCAGACCTCGCCAATGCTGTAATAGAGCTTGCCTCCGGACGACTCGGCTTCCATGGGTCCCTCCATCAGGTTCCTGGGCGCCTGTGCCTTGTGGCAGGCCATGAAAGTAGCCAAGCCGAGCCGTTCAATCAAGCCGGGCGGCCCGGGTTCAGGGCAGGCGCCCGCCGATCAGCGCGGAGAGCCGCGCGCCCCAGCCCGCCAGCCGCTGCAGGGCGTCCGGACCCGCGCCCTGCCACATGGCCCGCAGCTGCGCCGCGCCGTGCAGCGGGTAGACGGCCAGCCGGGGCCGGCACAATCGGTGGAAGGCCTGGTTGGGAAAGGGAGGCGCCTGGCCGAAGCCCGCCCGCAGGCCCGCGGCTTCGGCCACGCGCACGGCCCGCCGGTCGCAGCGGCCGAAAGGCCAGGCAATGGCGTGCACGG is a window from the Candidatus Delongbacteria bacterium genome containing:
- a CDS encoding addiction module protein, encoding MNRTAALLQEALLLNEEDRLGLVESLLESLQLPLAGDIRAAWTAEAERRLGEVARGEVHTLPAGVVFERMQRKYGA
- a CDS encoding type II toxin-antitoxin system RelE/ParE family toxin codes for the protein MTFEFHPLAEEDLDEAIAHHEAIQPGLGLALLAEVQAACLRFQAFPHAWPSLSSNCRQVVLTRFPYSLILHVEAERAVALALAHHRRHPRFWQDRR
- a CDS encoding T9SS type A sorting domain-containing protein, translating into MNKFRQWVLWLAVLLAVGSAQAAHVLCVNVHGYYYDGDGANLNATLLNAGATTTFVDLDWNGEVAGVLAQESFDQIWVFDLSYLGDDYPLDWAAIADWYNNRPDAEIICDGRIISSYWYGRWTGEGQNLTENYLHNLEIRGGGLLLGTDHYDYHSGINAINAQIGLNPFFGGFSLYSIPVDTNNPLMNTPNNLGTTLFDDSTPGQTPYGLQPSGQILYTVAWHSGNPDTPGISSTIEGGIGFHTEIVSPLDGAVFQQGDLLTLEAAVTGGNAPYTFAWSYGNGTPLGTGQTLQIAASDLPTGLVTITVLATDDMGRVDNDSVTIEIASTVGAEDRPGRFALEPAYPNPFNPSTTLAYTLSATGPATLRVFDLAGQEVAQLVSGLQEAGRHEVRFDAGALPSGVYLARLVSEEGVATSKLVLVK
- a CDS encoding MerR family transcriptional regulator; its protein translation is MEAESSGGKLYYSIGEVCERTGLEAHVLRFWESEFPELAPKKSVGGTRRYQVQDLELIRRIQHLVHEEKYTLEGARRQLRQTAGPRERLRTELQEVLRLLTRTIGA